The Treponema phagedenis DNA segment GGAAGTTCCACATCAATATTTTGAAGATTATGCTCTCGTGCGCCCCTAATAACGAGCTTATTCACGCTTTTTAACTGAGAATCCTGCTTTTGCATAGGGCGGTATTATAAAAGGTTTTACAAGTTTATGCAATGCAAATTTTTTAAGGACATCGGCACACTTCTCTGCCGGTACCTTCCGCAAAAAAGGAAGCGGACTTTTTTCTTTAAAGCTTACCGAATAAAACATTCCTATGGTAAGTTTACTCACCGTTGCGCCGTGTCGAACTCCTTTTTATAAAATTGTCTTGATTTTTGTAAGGTGTATTAAAAACCGCTGTACTAGCGTTTTTTACCAAATAAGCGGAGGAGGGCGAGGAAGATGTTAATAAAGTCAAGATACAATTTAAGAGCACCGATAAGGGCTACTTTTCGGTAGGCATCGTCCTGCCGCGCATGTTGTGATATTTGCAAAATTTTTTGACTATCATAGGCGGTGAGCCCGGTGAATACGCCGACCGTGATAAAAGAAAGAAGCCAGTCAAATGATGATGAACGGAGGAACATATTAACGAGGGATGCAATAACAAGCCCGATTACGGCCATCATTAAATAACGCCCTGCAGAATTCAAATCGGTATTTGTTGTCATACCGTAGATGCTCATTACACTGAACATCAATGCCGTGGTGAGGAAGATCCGGGTAATAGAACCGCCGGTGTAGATAAAGAAAATAGCTGATAAGGTAATGCCGTTCAGTATGGAATAGCCGATAAAGGCAAGTGCAGCGGTTGTAAAACTTATTTTTCTGATACCGGCTGATAATCCGGCAACAAGTAAAACCTCTGCAATAATAAGACCAAAAAATACAAGCTTATTACCGAAAATAAATAATAAGGCAGCTTCACTGTTGATGACTAAAAAAGCAGAAAACCCGCTGATAGCCAAAGCTGCTACCATCCATCCATAAACTGCGGCTAAAAACCGCTGTGTAATTTTCTCATTGGCTTGCTGCAATGAAAGATCATGTAGCGTTGTCTCATTCATGACGTTAATATACAAGACAATGGTAGTGACTGTCAATTGTACATCTAAATAGGTAGTTCATTGAAAAATGTGTACGGAAAGCGTTGCGGTTTGAATAACAGTGGATGAAAGGAGCCGCATCCTCGTCTCCAGCTTGGAAGGTTTGGGTAATAGCCGTTATACGACATCCGCAAGGTTTAACAGTGGTATCGTAAAGGCCTCGAGGGGTCAGTACAAAGAGGAGTACTCTACGTTTGAAAAATTCGTCACGGCGTTATGCGGAATGAATCCCTGTACATTTTGACGTACGGCCTGCCGCCCTTGCGGTTGTTTTTTTCATGCGTAAGCCCTAGCATGAAAAGTCCGTTACCTTGACGTATGATATCGAAGTCCATATACTCAAGCCTATGGAAAAACTTTTGTTTGCTTTTACTGTTGCGCAACTCGTGCTTTTTGTTTTTGGGCTTATTTGTTTTGTTGTTTTATTCTTTGTTCCTGCGGGTTACGGTAAAATGATCGATAAAAAATGGGGTTATTCTTTTAATAATAAAGCGGCATGGTTTATTATGGAAGTACCGACACTGATTACAATGATTGTATTGATGTGTGTTTGGGCAACTCCTGAAAATTTCGTCAGAATAATAATAGGGCTTTTTTTTATTTTGCATTACACACAAAGAGTTTTAATCTTTCCATTTTTGCTTAAAGGGAAAAGTAAGATGCCTTTATCAATTGTATTAATGGGCGTAGTGTTTAATACGATAAATACATTTTTAATTGGTGCATGGTTATTTTACCTTTCGCCGAAAGATATGTATCAGGTTTCATGGCTTTATGACCCGCGCTTTATAATCGGTGCGCTGATTTTTCTTTTAGGCATGGCGATAAACATAGATTCCGATAAATATATTCGTTCCCTCAGAAAAGCCGGAGATACCGCGCATTATTTTCCGCATAAGAGAATGTATCGCTATGTATCAAGTGCAAACTATTTCGGCGAAATTTTAGAATGGTGCGGTTTTGCGCTTTTATCATGGAGCATGGTCGGTGTTTTATTTGCTTTTTGGACAGCCGCTAATTTAGTACCGCGTGCCTACGCTATTAATAAAAAATATAGAACGGAATTTCCTGCGGAATATGCAGCCCTTAAACCTAAATGCGTCTTTCCTTTTATTTTTTAAAAATACCATTCTAATTGTAATATAAATAATTTTACCTTACCGATACTCAGTCTTACCCATTATGAAAAAAAATGTTGTAAGCTTTTCAATAAGCGAATCCTTTTATAAAAATTCTTTTGCTGCCGATTGTAAAAGGAGATAGTTTGATTTAGCAGAATACATGAGCGAATAAAACTTTTAACACTATGATAAGTTTACTCACCCTTACTAAATTCCAAACGATGTTTTGCCTGATGCTCCAGCGTAAACAGGCAAAACTCAGAACGGGCACGGACGCCCGTGGTTCCAAACAGCAACGATGTTTTAAAGTAAAACTATTTACAAAGCTTTAAAACTCGTGGTTTAGTTTTTGACAAGGACGTCAAAAACTAAACCGTTGTGTCGGACTCTTTTTATAAAAAATAATACAAGCGCTTTGCGAGTTTTAATTTTACTATCGGCGTTTTATAATTTTTCGGTGATGCTTTTAAATGCTGCTGGAGTCGAACTCTTCAATGCGTTTTTGTTCTGTTCTGCACTTGTTTAAAAAGAGCGGTTTTTAAATTTTCTATGCCGAGTCCGGTTTTTACCGAGATTTCTACCGCTTCAGGATGCTGAGTTTTCAGCGCCATAATCTCTGTCGGATCAAAGGGGGCGTCCATTTTATTTATTGCAATAACAGTAGGTTTGTCGGCACAATTAAGCTCGTGTAAAACTTCCATCGTTACATTTAAGCATTCGCGCATCGCGGGATGAGAGGCATCACAGATTATCAGTAAAAAATCAGCGATGGCGGCTTCCTCTAATGTTGAGCGGAAAGCATCAATGAGCTGATGCGGTAGATTGCTGACAAAGCCTACCGTGTCGGTAAGTAGAAATTGCGCACTTCCAAGTTCATTTTCAAAATAGATTTTTCTTGTTTCGGCATCGAGGGTTGCAAAGAGTTTATCTTCGGTAAAAATTTCAGTACCGGAAAGTTTTTTTAAAAGCGAAGATTTACCGCTATTTGTGTATCCGACAATCGCACCGATTTTTTTGCTGCCGAAAATACGGTTTTTCCGTTGTACAGTTCGTTGCACGCGAACTTTCTCAACCTCATTTTTTAATCTTGTAATTTCAGTTCGCACCCGTCGTCTGTCCAGCTCAAGTTTTTTTTCACCGGCACCGCGCGAGCCTTTTACTCCTCCGCGTTGTTGCGCAAGTCCTGTCCAGCGGCGGGTCAAGCGAGGCATAGAATATTCAAGTCGAGCAAGCTGTGCTTGTAAAACCGCTTCACGGGTTTGCGCTCGGTCGGCAAAAATTTGGATAATAACTTCCCGGCGGTCAATCACACAAAGGTCTAAAGCTGCTTCAAGGTTTCGCTGAACGCGCGGGCTTAAATCGCTGTTAAAAATAATTACATCGGCATTTTCTTCGGATGCGGTTTCGGCGATTTTTTCAAGTTGCCCAGAGCCTACAAAGGTTGCGGGATTTCGAGTGTTTATATTAAAGCGTAAAGAAAAAACAGGATTTACAAAAATTGTTTCTGTAAGATTTTTTAATTCTTCCTCCTCGATAGCCTTCAAAGCGGCAAAACTTTTCACATTGTAATTGCCGATGATTTTTTCGGAATATACATCAGTAAAAATCAATAGAGCCTTTTTTTGTTCTTGTTTTAGTTCCTGTAAATTCAAACTCTGTTTAACCTCTTTAACATAGTATGATTTTTCAAAATCTATTTAATTAAAAATAAGTCCATGGATACAAGACGTCAAGCTATCGCTTTGTTTATTGTTTTTATTGTTGCATAATAGTGATAAATTTGCAATGTATAATCAGTGATTGTAAAAATCTATTATAACGTTTTTTTAATAAATCGATTCGTTTTTTAATGCATCTTACCAAAAACGTAAAAGTTTTATAAAAAAGAGCTCGACACGGCGCAACGGTGAGTAATTTACCATAGGAATGCTTAAATCCGCAGTCCTTTATTGTTGATACCCCGATTTTTATAACAGGAAGTTAATTACAAAACGCTACACTATGTTTTTTGTTTATATTTTTCAGTTTTATAAAGCTCTTGTATATTTTAGTCAGGGCTTGCGCATGAACAAGGGGCGCTGCCCCTTAGACCCCGGATTACAGTTGCTGCTGACGCAGGGCGTTTTTGGCTTATGCTTCGCATGCAGGGGCATTGCGGCACCCCTGCACCAGAGGAATATAAATTTCAGAACGGGCATAGACGCCCGTGGTTCCACGCAGACAGGCATAATTTTACCACGGACGGCAAAATTATGCCTGCGGTACATTGACATCGATCCTCAAATCATTTTATGCTGCGCTTACGATTTTCTAAAATAGACCAATCCTAAATTGTCAATAAAAAGTTGGTAGTCGGTGTCTTTTTCAAAGGTGCGGATGCGAATTGTTTCGATTTTTATATCTCCGAATAGCTGCATTCCCAAGGTAAAACTTCTGATTAAAAAGAAAAGGTCTTTCAGCGCTTTTTGCTGGCTTGACGACAGCAGATCGGTGTAAATGCCCGGCTCTCCTTTTATTTTGTAATACTTGAAGAGGCGAATGCCGCTGCCGTATCCGGCATCGGAGTATATTTTGTAGGGAAAAATAAGGAAGCCTTTTTTTGTCGGGAAACGGATGTATTCCATTTTTAATTCCCAGCCTTCCCATGAGCGTTCGTATATTCCGAGCGGTTTCCCGGCCGGAGTGGAAAAGGCAAAGCGCGCACTGAGAGTGTCGCCGCTTCTGCCGTAGGAAGTCATCACGCAGGGCAGAAAACTATTCACCAACGAATAGGATTCAAACTCTTTTTGTATCCGCGTCAGCATTACATCATAATAATGCAATGCGGCGAAGCTTGCTAAAAAAACAAAGCTTACCGCGGCGACAATAG contains these protein-coding regions:
- a CDS encoding DUF1295 domain-containing protein; the protein is MEKLLFAFTVAQLVLFVFGLICFVVLFFVPAGYGKMIDKKWGYSFNNKAAWFIMEVPTLITMIVLMCVWATPENFVRIIIGLFFILHYTQRVLIFPFLLKGKSKMPLSIVLMGVVFNTINTFLIGAWLFYLSPKDMYQVSWLYDPRFIIGALIFLLGMAINIDSDKYIRSLRKAGDTAHYFPHKRMYRYVSSANYFGEILEWCGFALLSWSMVGVLFAFWTAANLVPRAYAINKKYRTEFPAEYAALKPKCVFPFIF
- the hflX gene encoding GTPase HflX, producing MNLQELKQEQKKALLIFTDVYSEKIIGNYNVKSFAALKAIEEEELKNLTETIFVNPVFSLRFNINTRNPATFVGSGQLEKIAETASEENADVIIFNSDLSPRVQRNLEAALDLCVIDRREVIIQIFADRAQTREAVLQAQLARLEYSMPRLTRRWTGLAQQRGGVKGSRGAGEKKLELDRRRVRTEITRLKNEVEKVRVQRTVQRKNRIFGSKKIGAIVGYTNSGKSSLLKKLSGTEIFTEDKLFATLDAETRKIYFENELGSAQFLLTDTVGFVSNLPHQLIDAFRSTLEEAAIADFLLIICDASHPAMRECLNVTMEVLHELNCADKPTVIAINKMDAPFDPTEIMALKTQHPEAVEISVKTGLGIENLKTALFKQVQNRTKTH
- a CDS encoding Bax inhibitor-1/YccA family protein, with the protein product MNETTLHDLSLQQANEKITQRFLAAVYGWMVAALAISGFSAFLVINSEAALLFIFGNKLVFFGLIIAEVLLVAGLSAGIRKISFTTAALAFIGYSILNGITLSAIFFIYTGGSITRIFLTTALMFSVMSIYGMTTNTDLNSAGRYLMMAVIGLVIASLVNMFLRSSSFDWLLSFITVGVFTGLTAYDSQKILQISQHARQDDAYRKVALIGALKLYLDFINIFLALLRLFGKKR